The nucleotide sequence AGACAAAGAAGGAAATCTTTCTGATGATTTTGTAATAGTAAAAATAGAAAATAAAGCCGATGAGGAAAAGGCGGCAAATCTTGCAAAAAGTGGTAAAAAAGTAATCGTAGAAACAACAGATTGGACTATCATTCCACTTGAAAACTTAATTGCCCAATCTCCCAACATATACTCAATTGTAAAAAATTCAGAAGAAGCAAAAACTTCTGTTGGCATTCTTGAAAAGGGAGTTAAAGGCGTTGTTTTAACAACAACAGATATAAACGAAGTTAAAAAGGTAGCTAAGGTTATTAAAGAAGATACTGAAAAATTAAACTTTATTAAAGCAAAAGTGACAGCAATAAAACCTATTGGAATGGGTGATAGGGTTGCGGTAGATACGACTTCTCTTTTAAAACGTGGTGAAGGAATGCTTGTCGGAAATTCTTCAGCCGGAATGATTTTAGTTCATGGAGAAACAGAAGAATCTGAATACGTAGCTTCAAGACCGTTTAGAGTTAATGCCGGCGCGGTTCATATGTATACAAGAGTACCAAATGGAAAAACTACCTATTTAAGTGAGCTTTCAGCAGGAAAAGAAGTTATGATATATGACTTTAACGGAAACGGAAGGGTTGTCTATGTAGGAAGGGCTAAGGTAGAAAGAAGACCCATGCTTTTAATAGAAGCTGAATATGAAGGAAAAAAACTATCAGCAGTACTACAAAATGCAGAGACAATAAGAGTTGTAAAACCTGACGGAACGCCTATATCTGTGGTAGATTTAAAAGTCGGGGATGAAATTGTCGGCTATGTAGAAGAGGCTGGAAGACACTTTGGAATGAAAGTAGAAGAAACTATTTTGGAGAAATAAAAATGAAAACTTCACAAAAAGTAGGAATATTTGTTTTATTAGTATCAATTCTAACAGGATATTTGATTATAAAATTTAGCGGCAAAGAGTTAGGCCAATCTTTTAAGACTTACTATGTTTACTTTGATGATGCTCAGGGTTTATCTAAGGGTGCCGATGTTCAGGTTTTAGGTGTAAAAGCAGGTAGAGTTGAAGATATAACCTTTGAAAATGGAAAAGTTAAAGCACTCTTAAAGATAAAAAAAGAAATACCCTTATACAAAAATGCAACTGTTTCAATTAGAACTTATGGTTTAATGGGGGATAAGTATAT is from Sulfurihydrogenibium sp. and encodes:
- a CDS encoding 3-dehydroquinate synthase II, which translates into the protein MKEFILDARNVPKAVITTAIESGVDFILIKEEQANEIKKLGRVKLIVQDKEGNLSDDFVIVKIENKADEEKAANLAKSGKKVIVETTDWTIIPLENLIAQSPNIYSIVKNSEEAKTSVGILEKGVKGVVLTTTDINEVKKVAKVIKEDTEKLNFIKAKVTAIKPIGMGDRVAVDTTSLLKRGEGMLVGNSSAGMILVHGETEESEYVASRPFRVNAGAVHMYTRVPNGKTTYLSELSAGKEVMIYDFNGNGRVVYVGRAKVERRPMLLIEAEYEGKKLSAVLQNAETIRVVKPDGTPISVVDLKVGDEIVGYVEEAGRHFGMKVEETILEK